A window from Citrus sinensis cultivar Valencia sweet orange chromosome 3, DVS_A1.0, whole genome shotgun sequence encodes these proteins:
- the LOC102616683 gene encoding shikimate O-hydroxycinnamoyltransferase-like, translating to MKPPSYHNKIKSRRATQLRMEIHIKESTLIRPAQETPKHCLRTSDLDRSMPFIFNPGAYFYRRPEDALNFFEVGLMKEALSKVLVPLYPYAGRLVKDENGEFEVNCNGEGVLFVEAETSCELDDFTDFESTLKLLQLFPAIDHTKDTSFYPLFSAQVTHFKCGGVCVGAMSHHVLADGIATAFGMNLWSEMARDVPLSITPLFDRAVLETGIPVSPTFHHLEYDLPPSMINSPTHDHQKQETISTATIKLSPDQMNTLKGKYSKKYSKFEILAAHIWRCACKARGLSADQLSKLEIPTNGRFKLTPKVPLGYIGNVAFSATPIAFSGEIQSEPLEYTAEIIHNALKRMDDKYLKSALAYLKQQPDLTVIRREAHNNSCPNLLICNLANMPLYDANFGWGRPMFVRMVYPFLHDGVVFILPSPANDGSWLVVVDLETNHLQLFKKLFYDIFLQN from the exons ATGAAACCTCCGTCATACCACAACAAAATAAAGTCTCGCAGGGCAACACAATTAAG AATGGAAATTCACATAAAAGAGTCAACACTGATACGACCAGCCCAAGAAACGCCCAAGCATTGCCTACGAACCTCTGACTTGGACCGGTCGATGCCGTTCATTTTCAATCCCGGTGCGTACTTCTACCGACGGCCAGAAGATGctttaaatttctttgaagTTGGTTTGATGAAGGAGGCTCTGAGCAAAGTTCTTGTGCCGCTTTACCCCTACGCCGGAAGATTGGTTAAAGATGAAAACGGAGAATTTGAGGTAAACTGCAATGGAGAAGGAGTTTTGTTTGTAGAAGCTGAAACAAGTTGTGAGTTGGATGATTTTACTGACTTTGAATCAACCTTGAAGCTTTTGCAACTTTTCCCAGCTATTGATCACACTAAAGATACATCTTTTTATCCACTATTTTCAGCACAG GTAACTCATTTCAAGTGTGGAGGAGTTTGTGTTGGAGCTATGTCTCACCATGTGTTAGCAGATGGAATTGCAACAGCTTTTGGTATGAACCTATGGTCTGAGATGGCACGCGATGTTCCTTTAAGCATTACACCATTGTTTGATAGAGCCGTACTAGAAACTGGGATCCCAGTTTCTCCTACATTCCACCACCTGGAATACGATCTGCCTCCTTCCATGATCAATAGTCCTACTCATGATCATCAAAAGCAAGAAACCATTTCTACTGCTACGATCAAATTATCACCCGATCAAATGAACACCCTCAAAGGGAAATATTCTAAGAAATATAGCAAATTCGAGATATTAGCAGCACATATATGGCGTTGCGCATGCAAAGCACGAGGATTGTCTGCTGATCAACTTAGCAAGTTAGAAATTCCCACAAATGGACGTTTTAAATTGACTCCTAAAGTCCCCCTTGGATATATTGGCAATGTAGCCTTCAGCGCCACTCCAATTGCTTTCTCAGGTGAAATTCAATCAGAACCGTTGGAATACACGGCCGAGATAATTCATAACGCCCTTAAGCGGATGGACGACAAGTATTTGAAGTCAGCTCTTGCTTACCTAAAACAACAGCCTGATTTAACAGTTATAAGGCGAGAGGCCCACAATAATAGTTGTCCTAATCTGTTGATATGCAATTTGGCAAACATGCCTCTTTACGATGCAAATTTTGGATGGGGTCGGCCAATGTTTGTGAGGATGGTTTATCCCTTTCTCCATGATGGCgtggtttttattttaccaagtCCAGCCAATGACGGTAGCTGGTTAGTGGtcgttgacttggaaactaaTCACTTGCAGCTCTTTAAGAAgttattttatgatatttttcttcaaaattag
- the LOC102616392 gene encoding B2 protein-like yields MMNSIIGSSIWQQNLEYQQARASLDNEHETWGNTAARLNSVSHLRNESMDKNVDDYYYRKFCFNDMPSRNLSVKMHPATDHHKWYKTLPPGEMLPRNEVLGGYIFVCNNETMQEDLRRQLFGLPQKYKDSVRAITPGLPLFLYNYTSHQLHGVFQAVSFGGSNIDPTAWEDKKCRGESRFPAQVRIRIKKICKPLEEDAFRPILYHYDGPKFRLQLSVPEALALLDLFKEEDI; encoded by the exons ATGATGAATTCCATCATTGGAAGTTCAATATGGCAACAAAATTTAGAGTATCAACAGGCCAGGGCTTCCTTGGACAATGAGCACGAAACCTGGGGGAATACAGCGGCAAGGCTAAATTCCGTCAGTCATCTCAGAAACGAGTCCATGGACAAAAATGTTGATGATTATTACtatagaaaattttgtttcaatgaTATGCCATCGAGAAATTTATCAGTTAAAATGCATCCGGCGACTGATCATCATAAATGGTACAAGACATTGCCACCGGGAGAAATGCTGCCGAGAAATGAGGTTTTGGGAGGTTACATTTTTGTTTGTAATAATGAAACCATGCAAGAGGATCTCCGCCGCCAGCTCTTtg GGCTTCCACAGAAGTATAAGGACTCTGTAAGGGCAATAACTCCAGGATTGCCTCTTTTTCTCTATAACTATACGTCCCACCAGCTTCATGGAGTTTTTCAG GCTGTGAGTTTCGGAGGATCAAATATTGACCCAACCGCATGGGAAGACAAAAAATGCAGAGGTGAATCTAGATTTCCTGCCCAG GTTAGAATTAGAATCAAGAAGATATGCAAGCCACTGGAGGAAGATGCTTTTAGGCCAATACTGTATCACTATGATGGTCCAAAGTTCAGATTGCAGCTTTCTGTGCCTGag GCACTTGCATTATTGGATCTGTTTAAAGAGGAGGACATTTAG
- the LOC102616105 gene encoding vacuolar protein sorting-associated protein 9A-like — MDTSSSSSASAAAPSAVTFYDFLDRMRNPASLDLVRSIKSFIVSFSFNNANPENDGKRVQEFFTTMESAIKDHPLWANATIEAIESAMEGLEKYVMTKLFSRTFASTSEDVKIDQEISEKICLLQTFLRPEHLDIPTFLQNEASWLLAEKELQKINALKAPREKVLCIMNCCRIINNLLLNASISENVELGGADDFLPVLIYIIIKANPPQLHSNIKFIQLYRRQAMLVSEAAYYFTNLVSAKTFILDLNAKSLSMEETEFEKSMQAARLANKVTLIEESTTSNGIKTLGEQGHPERHDVTRIEASAMSNDRKSLEEQRRVGPSQRIYGNNTITSGGYGYPFMEAEASQLTTGDVEKLLSVYKDVVRKYTNLCRAVRHVSVPMTVAPIPHFEGNNSSFKQPATKTSTSTDSKREE, encoded by the exons ATGGACActtcgtcgtcgtcgtcggcGTCCGCCGCCGCTCCCTCAGCAGTGACCTTCTACGATTTTCTCGATCGCATGCGCAACCCCGCTTCCCTCGATCTCGTTCGCTCCATCAAaag CTTCATagtatcattttcatttaacaatgCGAACCCCGAAAATGATGGCAAAAGAGTTCAAGAATTCTTCACGACAATGGAATCTGCTATTAAAGATCATCCCTTGTGGGCTAATGCCACCATTGAAGCTATTGAGTCGGCTATGgag GGTCTGGAGAAATATGTCATGACAAAACTGTTTTCTCGGACATTTGCATCAACTTCTGAAGATGTGAAGATTGATCAAGAAATTTCAGAGAAGATATGTTTGCTGCAAACCTTCTTGAGGCCTGAACACTTGGATATACCAACGTTTCTTCAAAATGAAGCTTCGTGGCTG CTTGCCGAGAAAGAACTGCAGAAGATCAATGCTCTTAAAGCTCCTCGTGAGAAGGTTCTTTGTATTATGAATTGTTGCAGGATCATCAACAATTTGCTTCTCAATGCATCTATTTCGGAAAATGTTGAGCTGGGAGGAGCTGATGACTTTCTTCCCGTCCTCATTTACATTATCATCAAG GCCAATCCTCCTCAGTTGCATTCAAACATCAAATTCATTCAGTTGTACCGGAGGCAGGCAATGCTTGTTTCAGAAGCAGCTTATTATTTCACAAATCTTGTCTCAGCCAAGACATTTATTCTTGACTTAAATGCTAAATCACTTTCTATGGAGGAAACTGAGTTTGAGAAAAGTATGCAAGCTGCAAGATTAGCCAACAAAGTTACTCTTATTGAAGAATCAACCACCTCAAATGGCATAAAAACCTTAGGAGAGCAGGGACATCCTG AGAGGCATGACGTCACACGAATAGAAGCCTCAGCCATGTCAAATGACAGAAAATCCTTGGAAGAGCAGAGACGTGTAGGTCCATCTCAAAGAATATACGGCAACAATACAATTACAAGTG GTGGGTATGGATACCCTTTTATGGAAGCTGAGGCCAGTCAATTAACAACTGGTGATGTGGAgaaattgttgagtgtgtaCAAGGATGTGGTAAGAAAATATACAAATCTCTGCAGGGCTGTTAGACATGTCTCGGTGCCCATGACAGTCGCTCCTATTCCGCATTTTGAAGGAAACAATAGCTCATTCAAACAGCCTGCTACTAAAACAAGTACAAGTACTGATAGCAAAAGAGAGGAATGA
- the LOC102609395 gene encoding probable beta-1,3-galactosyltransferase 8 isoform X2, translating into MELAVARTSHNDGQTSLGIASNHSLQRAFVVVGINTAFSSKKRRDSVRSSWMPTGEELRRMEKEKGIVIRFVIGHSATRGGVLDKAIDAEDAEHQDFLRLNHVEGYHQLSTKTRLYFSTAISIWDADFYVKVDDDVHVNLGMLVNTLANHKSKPRIYIGCMKSGPVLSQKGVKYHEPEYWKFGEEGNKYFRHATGQIYAISKDLAAYISINLPILHRYANEDVSLGSWFIGLEVEHVDDRSMCCGTPPDCEWKAKAGNACVASFDWSCSGICKSVERMKIVHNSCGEGDDTVWNVDF; encoded by the exons ATGGAATTAGCAGTAGCTAGAACAAGTCACAATGATGGCCAAACTTCACTAGGCATAGCAAGTAATCACAGTTTGCAGAGAGCTTTTGTGGTTGTTGGAATTAATACCGCTTTTAGCAGCAAGAAAAGGAGAGACTCAGTTAGATCCTCATGGATGCCTACAG GAGAAGAATTAAGAAGAATGGAGAAAGAGAAAGGGATAGTGATAAGGTTTGTAATAGGCCACAGTGCAACACGAGGAGGTGTActtgataaagcaattgatgcAGAAGATGCTGAGCATCAAGACTTTCTTAGGCTCAATCATGTGGAGGGATACCATCAACTCTCTACAAAGACCAGACTGTACTTCTCAACTGCTATTTCAATTTGGGATGCTGACTTCTATGTCAAGGTTGACGATGATGTCCATGTCAATCTAG GCATGCTAGTGAATACACTTGCAAATCACAAATCCAAACCTAGGATTTACATTGGATGCATGAAGTCAGGACCGGTCCTTTCTCAAAA AGGGGTGAAATATCATGAACCAGAGTATTGGAAATTTGGGGAAGaaggaaacaaatatttcaGGCATGCAACTGGCCAAATCTATGCCATCTCTAAGGATCTTGCTGCTTACATCTCTATTAACTT GCCAATATTGCATAGATATGCAAATGAGGATGTATCACTGGGTTCTTGGTTCATTGGCTTGGAAGTTGAACATGTAGATGATCGATCTATGTGCTGTGGGACACCTCCAG ATTGTGAGTGGAAGGCAAAAGCAGGGAATGCATGCGTGGCATCATTCGATTGGTCGTGCAGTGGGATATGCAAATCAGTAGAGAGAATGAAGATTGTTCACAATTCTTGTGGGGAAGGAGACGATACTGTTTGGAATGTTGATTTTTGA
- the LOC102609395 gene encoding probable beta-1,3-galactosyltransferase 8 isoform X1, protein MHKGWRRQQQQQLESDSRKMKAKAASGKTLLALCIACFLAGSFFSTWTHTFHQDNNQQIPINFPNHVTKLADEVTSDCDHHDNKPLVVHNYRDIVGNCMSKSVGGKSVDVMGEVKRTHQAIQSLDKTISALEMELAVARTSHNDGQTSLGIASNHSLQRAFVVVGINTAFSSKKRRDSVRSSWMPTGEELRRMEKEKGIVIRFVIGHSATRGGVLDKAIDAEDAEHQDFLRLNHVEGYHQLSTKTRLYFSTAISIWDADFYVKVDDDVHVNLGMLVNTLANHKSKPRIYIGCMKSGPVLSQKGVKYHEPEYWKFGEEGNKYFRHATGQIYAISKDLAAYISINLPILHRYANEDVSLGSWFIGLEVEHVDDRSMCCGTPPDCEWKAKAGNACVASFDWSCSGICKSVERMKIVHNSCGEGDDTVWNVDF, encoded by the exons ATGCACAAAGGGTGGCGgcggcagcagcagcagcagcttgAAAGTGATTCTAGGAAAATGAAGGCAAAAGCTGCTTCTGGAAAAACACTTTTGGCGCTTTGTATTGCTTGCTTTCTTGCAGGATCATTTTTCAGTACATGGACTCACACTTTCCACCAGGACAATAATCAACAAATTCCAATCAATTTTCCCAATCATGTCACCAAGCTAGCCGATGAAGTTACAAGTGATTGTGATCATCATGACAATAAGCCTTTGGTAGTTCACAATTATCGCGACATAGTTGGAAATTGCATGtct aaatCTGTTGGAGGAAAATCTGTAGATGTAATGGGAGAGGTCAAAAGGACTCACCAAGCTATTCA GTCACTCGACAAAACAATTTCGGCATTGGAAATGGAATTAGCAGTAGCTAGAACAAGTCACAATGATGGCCAAACTTCACTAGGCATAGCAAGTAATCACAGTTTGCAGAGAGCTTTTGTGGTTGTTGGAATTAATACCGCTTTTAGCAGCAAGAAAAGGAGAGACTCAGTTAGATCCTCATGGATGCCTACAG GAGAAGAATTAAGAAGAATGGAGAAAGAGAAAGGGATAGTGATAAGGTTTGTAATAGGCCACAGTGCAACACGAGGAGGTGTActtgataaagcaattgatgcAGAAGATGCTGAGCATCAAGACTTTCTTAGGCTCAATCATGTGGAGGGATACCATCAACTCTCTACAAAGACCAGACTGTACTTCTCAACTGCTATTTCAATTTGGGATGCTGACTTCTATGTCAAGGTTGACGATGATGTCCATGTCAATCTAG GCATGCTAGTGAATACACTTGCAAATCACAAATCCAAACCTAGGATTTACATTGGATGCATGAAGTCAGGACCGGTCCTTTCTCAAAA AGGGGTGAAATATCATGAACCAGAGTATTGGAAATTTGGGGAAGaaggaaacaaatatttcaGGCATGCAACTGGCCAAATCTATGCCATCTCTAAGGATCTTGCTGCTTACATCTCTATTAACTT GCCAATATTGCATAGATATGCAAATGAGGATGTATCACTGGGTTCTTGGTTCATTGGCTTGGAAGTTGAACATGTAGATGATCGATCTATGTGCTGTGGGACACCTCCAG ATTGTGAGTGGAAGGCAAAAGCAGGGAATGCATGCGTGGCATCATTCGATTGGTCGTGCAGTGGGATATGCAAATCAGTAGAGAGAATGAAGATTGTTCACAATTCTTGTGGGGAAGGAGACGATACTGTTTGGAATGTTGATTTTTGA